Proteins encoded together in one Bacteroides ovatus window:
- the ruvB gene encoding Holliday junction branch migration DNA helicase RuvB, which produces MEQEDFNIREHQLTSKERDFENALRPLSFEDFSGQDKVVENLRIFVKAARLRGEALDHVLLHGPPGLGKTTLSNIIANELGVGFKVTSGPVLDKPGDLAGVLTSLEPNDVLFIDEIHRLSPVVEEYLYSAMEDYRIDIMIDKGPSARSIQIDLNPFTLVGATTRSGLLTAPLRARFGINLHLEYYDDDILSNIIRRSASILDVPCSVRAASEIASRSRGTPRIANALLRRVRDFAQVKGSGSIDTEIAQFALEALNIDKYGLDEIDNKILCTIIDKFKGGPVGITTIATALGEDAGTIEEVYEPFLIKEGFMKRTPRGREVTELAYKHLGRSLYNSQKTLFND; this is translated from the coding sequence ATGGAACAGGAAGATTTTAACATACGCGAACATCAGCTTACTTCAAAAGAACGGGATTTCGAGAATGCACTCCGTCCGTTAAGCTTTGAAGACTTTAGCGGGCAGGACAAGGTGGTGGAAAACCTTCGCATTTTTGTGAAGGCGGCACGTCTGCGTGGCGAAGCACTCGACCATGTGCTGTTGCACGGCCCTCCCGGATTAGGAAAAACAACTCTTTCGAATATTATCGCTAACGAATTAGGAGTTGGCTTTAAAGTAACTTCCGGTCCGGTACTTGATAAACCGGGTGACCTGGCAGGTGTATTGACCAGCCTCGAACCGAACGACGTGCTTTTTATTGATGAAATTCATCGGCTGTCGCCTGTGGTGGAGGAATATCTTTATTCGGCGATGGAAGATTACCGCATCGATATTATGATCGATAAGGGACCTTCGGCACGCAGCATCCAGATAGATTTGAATCCTTTCACGCTGGTTGGTGCAACCACACGTAGCGGTCTGCTGACGGCCCCGCTTCGTGCACGTTTCGGTATTAATCTTCATTTGGAGTACTATGATGATGATATTTTGAGCAATATCATTCGTCGTTCTGCGTCCATACTGGATGTGCCTTGTTCGGTACGTGCAGCATCGGAGATCGCTTCCCGTAGCCGCGGAACGCCCCGTATTGCCAATGCCTTGCTCCGTCGGGTACGTGATTTTGCGCAGGTGAAAGGCTCCGGTTCTATCGATACGGAGATCGCCCAGTTTGCATTGGAAGCACTGAATATTGATAAGTACGGCCTGGATGAGATAGACAACAAGATACTTTGCACCATTATAGACAAATTTAAAGGTGGTCCGGTAGGTATCACTACCATTGCCACGGCTTTGGGAGAAGATGCGGGAACCATTGAGGAAGTTTACGAACCTTTCCTGATAAAAGAAGGATTTATGAAGCGTACTCCCCGTGGACGTGAGGTGACCGAACTTGCCTATAAACATTTGGGAAGAAGTCTTTATAACAGTCAAAAAACGCTGTTTAATGACTAA
- a CDS encoding lipocalin family protein has product MKKLLITAMALSCFALSYGQKKVEKQIIGKWCNPYTYKSTGELKGFEFKKGGKCSAINIPSLDLKTWKVDNGYLIVEGFSKEDDGKVEVYKTRERIGYLTSDSLQLIVNEGTPRLAFLYLNTKSIKELVTPEVK; this is encoded by the coding sequence ATGAAAAAATTATTGATTACGGCTATGGCTCTGTCTTGTTTCGCTTTAAGCTACGGACAGAAGAAAGTAGAAAAACAGATTATCGGAAAATGGTGCAATCCTTATACATACAAGTCTACGGGTGAGTTGAAAGGATTTGAGTTCAAGAAAGGTGGTAAGTGTTCTGCTATCAATATTCCGTCTTTAGATTTGAAAACGTGGAAAGTGGATAATGGTTATCTGATTGTGGAAGGATTCAGCAAGGAAGATGATGGAAAGGTTGAGGTGTACAAAACTCGTGAGCGTATCGGCTACCTGACATCGGATTCATTGCAGTTGATAGTGAACGAAGGAACTCCTCGTTTGGCTTTCCTGTACCTAAATACAAAATCAATTAAGGAACTGGTTACTCCTGAAGTGAAGTAA
- a CDS encoding nucleoside recognition domain-containing protein, translating into MVLNYIWIGFFVIAFIIALIKVIVLGDTGIFTAIMNSTFDSSKTAFEISLGLTGVLALWLGIMKIGENSGLINALAHFLSPVLCRLFPDIPKGHPVLGSIFMNMSANMLGLDNAATPLGLKAMKELQELNPNKDTASNPMIMFLVINTSGLIIIPISIMVYRAQMGAAQPTDVFIPILLSTFISTLVGVIAVSIAQKINLINKPILILMGVICLFFSGLIYLFLSVSREDMGTYSTLIANILLFSVIILFILTGVRKKINVYDSFVEGAKEGFTTAVRIIPYLVAFLVGIAVFRTSGAMDFLVGGIGYIVGSCGVDTSFVGALPTALMKSLSGSGANGLMIDTMKELGPDSFVGRMSCVVRGASDTTFYILAVYFGSVGITKTRNAVTCGLIADFSGIIAAILISYLFFF; encoded by the coding sequence ATGGTTCTAAATTACATTTGGATAGGATTTTTCGTCATAGCCTTTATCATCGCTCTTATAAAAGTGATTGTTTTGGGAGATACGGGGATATTTACGGCTATCATGAACTCTACATTCGACTCCTCCAAAACGGCATTCGAGATATCGCTAGGACTTACGGGTGTACTGGCCCTTTGGTTGGGCATCATGAAAATCGGCGAGAACAGCGGATTGATTAATGCGCTGGCCCACTTTCTTAGTCCGGTGCTTTGCCGCCTGTTTCCGGACATTCCTAAAGGGCATCCGGTGTTAGGCTCCATCTTTATGAATATGTCTGCCAACATGCTCGGTTTGGACAATGCCGCCACCCCGCTGGGACTGAAAGCGATGAAAGAACTGCAAGAACTGAATCCGAATAAGGATACGGCTTCCAATCCGATGATTATGTTTTTGGTGATTAATACATCCGGCCTTATCATCATTCCAATCAGTATCATGGTGTATCGTGCACAAATGGGGGCTGCACAGCCTACGGATGTATTTATCCCTATCCTGCTAAGTACTTTCATTTCAACTTTAGTAGGAGTCATAGCAGTCAGTATCGCTCAAAAGATAAACTTAATCAATAAGCCTATTCTCATTTTAATGGGTGTTATCTGTCTTTTCTTTTCGGGATTGATTTATCTGTTTCTAAGCGTTTCACGAGAGGATATGGGTACTTATTCTACATTGATAGCGAATATTCTGCTGTTCAGTGTCATTATCCTGTTTATTCTGACGGGAGTCAGGAAAAAAATCAATGTATACGATTCGTTTGTAGAGGGAGCTAAAGAAGGATTTACGACAGCTGTACGTATCATACCCTATCTGGTTGCTTTCCTTGTAGGAATCGCCGTGTTCCGCACTTCGGGAGCTATGGATTTTCTAGTGGGAGGCATTGGCTACATAGTAGGCTCATGCGGAGTTGATACAAGCTTTGTAGGGGCACTGCCTACTGCATTGATGAAATCGCTTAGCGGTAGCGGTGCCAACGGATTGATGATTGATACGATGAAAGAACTGGGACCGGATTCGTTTGTAGGGCGTATGAGTTGCGTAGTACGCGGAGCTTCAGATACCACATTCTACATTCTGGCCGTTTATTTCGGCAGTGTAGGAATTACCAAAACTCGTAATGCAGTGACTTGCGGTCTGATAGCTGACTTTTCGGGTATCATAGCCGCTATCTTAATCAGTTATTTATTTTTCTTTTAA
- the ybeY gene encoding rRNA maturation RNase YbeY, whose product MAVTYQTEGVKMPDIKKRETTEWIKTVAASYGKRLGEIAYIFCSDEKILEVNRQYLQHDYYTDIITFDYCEGDRLSGDLFISLDTIRTNAEQFGASYEDELHRVIIHGILHLCGINDKGPGEREVMEAAENKALGMLR is encoded by the coding sequence ATGGCTGTAACTTATCAAACAGAAGGCGTAAAAATGCCTGATATCAAGAAACGTGAGACTACGGAATGGATAAAGACCGTAGCTGCTTCTTACGGAAAAAGACTCGGTGAAATCGCTTATATCTTCTGCTCGGACGAAAAAATTCTGGAGGTAAACCGTCAGTATCTGCAACATGACTACTACACGGACATTATTACTTTCGATTATTGTGAAGGCGATCGTCTATCAGGTGACTTATTCATCAGCCTGGATACGATACGCACCAATGCGGAACAGTTTGGTGCTTCATACGAAGACGAACTACATCGTGTGATTATCCACGGAATTCTTCATTTGTGCGGCATTAATGATAAAGGTCCCGGAGAACGGGAAGTTATGGAAGCAGCTGAGAATAAGGCATTGGGGATGTTGCGATAA